In the Pedobacter cryoconitis genome, ATTTCAATCCTGATGCGGAAAGTTTCAGCCATTTTCTTGATCAGCTCCCTGAAATCTACCCGCCCTTCTGCAGTATAGAAGAAAGTTGCTTTGGTTTTATCACCCTGATAATCCACGTCACTGATTTTCATCGAAAGGCGCAGGTCAAGAGCCAGCGTACGGGCCTTGTGCATAGTTTCCCATTCCAGGTCTTTTGCCAGTTTCCATTTATCCACATCAGCCTCTGTGGCTTTTCTGTAGACTTTACGGGTCACCTGATCCATTGGTGTTTTACGGCGTTTCATCTGCATACGCACCAATTCTCCTGTTAAAGAGACATGGCCAATATCATATCCGCCAGTAGAACCTTCTACCGCAATCAGTTCCCCGATTTCCAAATAAATATTATCAGTATTCAGATAAAATTCCTTTCTCGCACCTTTGAATTTAACCTCTATAACCTCGAAAGGCTTATAATTAGAAGGCATGTCCAAATTAGACAGCCAATCGTAAACTTCCATTTTCTGGCAACCTCCAGTAAGGCATGAGCCATTACTTTTGCAGCCTGAGGGGGCGCAACCGCCACCTGTAGAACAACTTCCACATCCCATAACTAATTGTATATATGTTGAGTCCCTTTCGGGAGCGTTTTAAACTTGATTATTTTTACCAATTGTAAAGATACATCTAAAAATAGTATTTTAGGATTAGCGTTACGTTCTATATGATAATGTGCTTGCTCCAGCTCAGTGATAATTGCCGAAGCCATATTCAGATCCAGTACGTGTTTGCTTAATTTTTGTGCGGTATCAAGCGTCCTGGCAGGTAATTTCACTAAACTATCTGCGCCGCTCATCAGTAAACTGCACTCTCTTAAAAAGCTGATTCCGTACTTTAAAAAATTCTTTTGATTTTCTCTTCCCCAGCTTGCTGCCTGATCTACGAAATTGACCAGATCAAGCACCTTGTTCCCATAACCCATTCTTAACCATTCTGCAAAAACGTCTGCATTATCATTGTGTGCTTGTGCAGCCTGCAGTTTAGCTTCAATTAAATTACCGTCTGCCAGAAAACTATACGTCGCCGCCTGTTCTTCCGACAAATTGTGATTGCTGGTCAGGTAGTTTTGTACAGTTTCAAAAGGGAGCTTCGGTATTTTGACAATTTGTGTCCGCGACAGCAGTGTAGAAAGGATATGTTCCTGATTGTTTGCGACCAATAAGAATAAAGTATTTGCAGGTGGCTCTTCAATAATTTTCAACAAAGAGTTGCCTTCTTTTTCCAGATATTCCGGCAGCCACATAATCAGCACCTTGGTCTCTGCTTCAAAAGCTTTATAACTTAATTTCTTGATGATATCATGGCATTCAGCGATATTGATATTCGCCTGTTTATTTTCAGCACTTAACCGTAATCGCCAGATATCAAGATCAACATAAGGGTCTGCCAACAGCATAGTCCGCCATTCTTCCAGTACATCGACAGCAATTTTAACATCTTTTGATGCAAAAAAAGGATAAGAGAAATGCAAATCAGGATGAATGTATCTTGCGTACTTCCGGCAAGAAGAACAAACCCCGCAACTATCGGTGTCAGATTTATCTAAACAATTGATGTACTGCGCATAAGCAATAGCAAGAGGTAAAGACCCCGTACCCTCCGCAGAGAGAAATAACTGGGCATGGCTCACCCTGTTTTCAACAACTGTTTGTATCAGCTGACGCTTTATTTCCTCTTGTCCAACGATCTCTTTAAACTGCATTTGGTGCAAAATAGTAAATTTATAACAATCTTTGCAGCTATGTCCCGTATTATCGCATTTGATTATGGTACCAAACGTATCGGCGTTGCCGTTACAGATCCACTGCAAATTATTGCTACAGGACTGGATACCATACACCCAAAAGATATTGTCGAATATTTGAAAAAATATCTGCTGACTGAACAGGTAGAAGCCTTTGTTATTGGAGAGCCAAAACAAATGGATGGTACCCCGTCGGAGTCTGCGCAGCATGTAAAAGGCTTTTCTACAACCCTGAAAAAAAACTTTCCGGAGATTCCCCAACATTGGATTGATGAGCGTTTCACGTCCAAACTTGCGCATCAGACGATCATGCAAAGTGGCCTGAAAAAACAGGACCGCCGCAATAAAGAGCGGGTAGATACGATTGCTGCAACAATTATTTTACAATATTTCATGGAAGAACACCGTTTATAGAACATCACATGAGCCTGATTAAAGAAGACTTACAACTTTTACTACTGAATTTCTGCGAACCGGAATCCGAATTGCTACAGCGGATTGACCGGGAAACTAATCTGAAGGTTTTAATGCCAAGAATGCTTTCAGGCCACTATCAGGGCCGAGTTTTAAGCATGCTCAGTAAGTTGATTACCCCTAAACGTATTCTCGAAATCGGCACTTTTACCGGCTATGCTACTATATGTATGGCAGAAGGGCTTGCCCAGGATGGGATCATTTATACTTTAGATAAAAATATGGAACTCGAAGACCGCGTTCGTGGGTATTTCGCTGTTTCACCTTACAATTCACAAATAAAATATATCATGGGTGATGCCACCCAAACCATCAATAATTTAGACGAGACTTTTGATCTTGTTTTTATTGATGCGGATAAGAAAAACAATGGGACCTATTATGATCTGATCTTTGACAGGGTAAGACCAGGTGGGTTAATCATTGTTGATAATGTGTTGTGGAGTGGAAAAGTACTAACACTTCAACAAGACAGAGATACCGTTAATATTAGTACTTTTAATGATAAAGTTGCTGGAGATGACAGGGTGGAGAAATTAATCTTACCGGTTAGGGATGGCTTGTTTATCATCAGAAAAAAATAAAATATGATGACAAAAAAACTAATGCTGATTTGGATGGCACTAATTTTACTGGGCTCAGCTGCCCAAAGCCAGACTGTTACCCAGTACGTTGAGGAACACACAGATCACGCACAAGAATTAATGAGAGCATATGATGTACCGGCAAGTGTAATCCTTGCGGTCGCCATTCATGAATCCGCAGCTGG is a window encoding:
- a CDS encoding O-methyltransferase, producing MSLIKEDLQLLLLNFCEPESELLQRIDRETNLKVLMPRMLSGHYQGRVLSMLSKLITPKRILEIGTFTGYATICMAEGLAQDGIIYTLDKNMELEDRVRGYFAVSPYNSQIKYIMGDATQTINNLDETFDLVFIDADKKNNGTYYDLIFDRVRPGGLIIVDNVLWSGKVLTLQQDRDTVNISTFNDKVAGDDRVEKLILPVRDGLFIIRKK
- a CDS encoding ATP-binding protein, which translates into the protein MQFKEIVGQEEIKRQLIQTVVENRVSHAQLFLSAEGTGSLPLAIAYAQYINCLDKSDTDSCGVCSSCRKYARYIHPDLHFSYPFFASKDVKIAVDVLEEWRTMLLADPYVDLDIWRLRLSAENKQANINIAECHDIIKKLSYKAFEAETKVLIMWLPEYLEKEGNSLLKIIEEPPANTLFLLVANNQEHILSTLLSRTQIVKIPKLPFETVQNYLTSNHNLSEEQAATYSFLADGNLIEAKLQAAQAHNDNADVFAEWLRMGYGNKVLDLVNFVDQAASWGRENQKNFLKYGISFLRECSLLMSGADSLVKLPARTLDTAQKLSKHVLDLNMASAIITELEQAHYHIERNANPKILFLDVSLQLVKIIKFKTLPKGTQHIYN
- the ruvX gene encoding Holliday junction resolvase RuvX; translated protein: MSRIIAFDYGTKRIGVAVTDPLQIIATGLDTIHPKDIVEYLKKYLLTEQVEAFVIGEPKQMDGTPSESAQHVKGFSTTLKKNFPEIPQHWIDERFTSKLAHQTIMQSGLKKQDRRNKERVDTIAATIILQYFMEEHRL